Genomic segment of Paenibacillaceae bacterium GAS479:
CGGCCGTCCGCCACGAACCATTAATTTCTCCATTGATGCGGTATCCTCCCCGGAAAAAACAGGTATAGTGCCGCTATGCGGCTTACCTGCGGCTGAAAATAACGCAGCGCGCACCGGCAATCCGAAAGAGAGGGCGCGCGCTCATTATCTTGGTTCGAAAGGAGAAGGCTGCCAGTCGTAAGACTGCAGTCTTCGCTAAAGGAAAAGTAGCTTGTTCATTCTGAGCCATTATAACACACTTGAATAATACATGTGTACTTGGGCGTCCCGCCCAGCAACACGTACTCGTACACGCAAAAAAAGGTCCTGCTCTCAGGACCCGATTGCGTATTTGCTATTGTTCTCTCCATCACGTCGCAGCTGCATGTTGACGGCAAGACGCATTTCGTCGATATCGAACGGCTTGGTAAAATGCATAACCGCTCCTAAATCCGTTGCTTCCTTGATCATATCGAGCTCACCATACGCCATCATCATAATAACCTTAATGCTGCGATCGATTGCCTTGACATGCTTGAGAATCTCAAGCCCATCCATGCCGGGAATCTTCATGTCCAGCAGTACCAGATCCGGACTTTCATTACGGACAATTTCCAGAGCCAGCTTGCCGTTGGAAGCTTGGAAGGTCGTGTATCCCTCGCTCGTAAATACCTCCATTAGGAGAACGCGTATTCCATTCTGGTCATCTACGATGAGCACCTTTTTCATGTCCAACTCTTCTACCTCCCGTTAGGTTTCGTGCTATTCTACAGATCAGGCCCGGGTGGGTCCGTTCTGCTTGAATTCCAGCCCCTTATCCAGTTCGGTTCCATCGTTGCACTTTCATCTCGAACTTTTACCTCTCCGATGTCGGGTAGCGGATCCGTCTGTTTGCTACTTGGCGTCTTCATTCCAGAGGTTGGGCAACAGTTTACTAATCCTGTATATTCGCCCTGCCCTTCTCAACTCCTTCTTGGATATGGAAAAAAGCCGCCCGGACCAAGTAGGAGGCCGGGCGGCTGATCGAAATAGTATTAACGTCCGCAGACAGGACTTACGAATGCGAACTAAAGAATGTTATTCTCCCGTCTTA
This window contains:
- a CDS encoding two-component system, response regulator, stage 0 sporulation protein F, whose translation is MDMKKVLIVDDQNGIRVLLMEVFTSEGYTTFQASNGKLALEIVRNESPDLVLLDMKIPGMDGLEILKHVKAIDRSIKVIMMMAYGELDMIKEATDLGAVMHFTKPFDIDEMRLAVNMQLRRDGENNSKYAIGS